In Pyrus communis chromosome 8, drPyrComm1.1, whole genome shotgun sequence, one genomic interval encodes:
- the LOC137742854 gene encoding calcium-binding protein PBP1-like encodes MTAFDHHYQNMMTAVEFVDYFPSMIARLGDEGFIGELCNGFRLLMDVEKGLITFESLKSNCLLLGLHDMGDDELVWMLMEGDLDGDGALSQMEFCILMFRLSPGLMDGSRQLWMEDYDHRRVNDHQIHVGFQ; translated from the coding sequence ATGACAGCATTCGATCATCATTATCAAAACATGATGACTGCAGTTGAATTTGTAGACTACTTTCCATCCATGATTGCAAGGTTGGGAGACGAAGGGTTTATAGGCGAGCTTTGCAACGGCTTTCGATTGCTGATGGACGTGGAGAAGGGGCTCATCACTTTTGAGAGCTTGAAGAGTAACTGCCTTCTGCTGGGATTGCATGACATGGGAGATGATGAGCTTGTGTGGATGTTGATGGAGGGTGATTTGGATGGAGATGGAGCTCTCAGTCAGATGGAGTTTTGTATTCTCATGTTTAGGTTAAGTCCAGGTCTAATGGATGGATCTAGGCAATTGTGGATGGAAGACTACGATCATCGTCGTGTAAATGATCATCAAATACATGTAGGCTTCCAATGA